The Mesobacillus jeotgali genome window below encodes:
- a CDS encoding DNA topology modulation protein: protein MKKIIIIGCGGAGKSTLARKLGGILNIQVYHLDAMFWKPGWVITAKGEWETLIKQVIEKDSWILDGNYGSTMDLRANAADTIIFLDYSTPRCLYGVFKRRIMYHGRTRPDMNEGCPERLDWDFIKWIAKYKREKAPGIISMLEEFKLQGKKIYHFTNPRETEKFIEEQLIKGRALT, encoded by the coding sequence ATGAAGAAGATTATTATCATTGGCTGCGGAGGTGCAGGGAAGTCGACACTTGCCCGGAAGCTGGGGGGAATCCTTAACATTCAGGTCTATCATCTTGATGCTATGTTCTGGAAACCAGGCTGGGTGATAACGGCAAAAGGTGAGTGGGAAACACTCATCAAGCAAGTGATCGAGAAAGATTCCTGGATCCTGGATGGCAACTACGGCAGCACGATGGATTTGAGGGCAAATGCAGCGGACACGATCATCTTCCTTGATTACTCTACTCCAAGGTGCCTGTATGGAGTTTTCAAAAGAAGAATCATGTATCACGGCAGGACTAGGCCGGATATGAATGAAGGCTGTCCGGAAAGACTCGATTGGGATTTTATCAAATGGATCGCAAAATACAAGCGTGAAAAAGCTCCTGGCATTATTAGCATGTTAGAAGAATTCAAGCTTCAGGGAAAAAAGATATACCATTTTACAAATCCGCGTGAAACAGAGAAATTCATAGAAGAGCAATTAATTAAAGGGAGGGCGTTAACATGA
- a CDS encoding spore germination protein codes for MPAIIGPVQILNVGGGTVQFGDTLFISPKSSSKTVAGQGGFNTGGFIVTNNGLSASNVLDANLIDQPIAGNN; via the coding sequence ATGCCAGCAATAATAGGTCCTGTGCAAATATTGAATGTAGGCGGCGGGACGGTACAGTTTGGCGACACGCTGTTCATCTCGCCAAAAAGCAGTTCAAAAACAGTCGCTGGTCAGGGAGGATTCAACACTGGCGGATTCATTGTGACAAATAACGGATTAAGTGCCAGCAATGTCCTTGATGCCAACTTGATTGACCAGCCGATAGCAGGTAATAACTAG
- a CDS encoding DUF418 domain-containing protein, giving the protein MEINRQLSGKRVVSIDRMRGFSLLGIFLVNMISFHSPYFYIDPETWWDGSINLFTYRFIDLFIQASFYPLFSMLFGYGLVILRERTLAKGLNFKPLALRRLSILMLIGFIHAFLIWPGDILITYAVCGFAFLLFIGWSAKKLFIAGLSLYIVPNLLLLLMLGAASAIDSGSGFSMYDGQAAEQSITIYQTGSFGEVTAHRISEWYKNNNLVGLFLYLVTILPLFMIGAGAAKIKLFENVREKRGKIAMAAAVFATLGLLIKAIPYLYAKTLMTDYAQDVFGGAMVAMAYALIIALLSEVKHFDRLLYPLEAAGRLSISNYLFQSVVSTLIFYSYGLGYYGEWSIFSGTMLVLVIYVIQLAFSSWYIKRFHYGPVEWLWRVGTHLKKQPFKKGEA; this is encoded by the coding sequence ATGGAGATTAACAGACAGCTGTCTGGCAAAAGAGTTGTTTCGATTGACCGGATGCGAGGCTTTTCATTATTGGGGATTTTTCTGGTGAACATGATTTCATTTCATTCTCCTTATTTCTATATCGATCCAGAAACATGGTGGGATGGAAGCATTAATCTTTTTACATACCGTTTCATTGACCTATTTATCCAGGCAAGCTTTTACCCCTTGTTTTCAATGCTGTTTGGGTATGGGCTCGTAATTTTAAGAGAACGTACACTGGCAAAAGGTCTGAACTTCAAACCTCTCGCACTAAGGAGACTCTCAATCCTAATGTTGATTGGGTTCATCCATGCATTCTTGATATGGCCAGGTGATATCCTCATCACCTATGCAGTATGCGGTTTTGCCTTCTTGCTTTTCATTGGCTGGAGTGCCAAAAAGCTTTTCATTGCTGGATTAAGCTTATACATAGTTCCTAATCTTCTCTTGTTGTTGATGCTCGGTGCAGCATCAGCAATCGACAGCGGAAGCGGATTTTCGATGTATGATGGACAGGCTGCGGAACAGTCCATAACAATCTATCAAACTGGAAGCTTTGGCGAAGTGACTGCGCACAGAATATCCGAATGGTATAAAAACAATAACCTGGTGGGACTATTTTTATATTTGGTCACAATTCTTCCCTTGTTCATGATTGGAGCTGGAGCAGCTAAAATCAAACTGTTTGAAAATGTACGAGAGAAAAGAGGGAAAATCGCCATGGCTGCGGCTGTATTCGCAACCCTTGGCTTGTTGATAAAAGCAATTCCGTACCTCTATGCTAAAACTTTGATGACGGATTATGCGCAGGATGTTTTTGGCGGTGCGATGGTTGCGATGGCGTATGCACTGATCATTGCTCTTCTTTCCGAAGTTAAGCATTTTGACAGATTGCTTTATCCGCTGGAGGCTGCCGGAAGGCTCTCCATCAGTAATTATCTATTTCAGTCTGTCGTTTCGACACTGATCTTTTATAGTTATGGATTAGGATACTATGGAGAGTGGTCCATTTTTTCAGGAACCATGCTTGTGCTAGTCATCTACGTAATTCAACTGGCATTTAGCAGCTGGTATATTAAAAGGTTTCACTACGGACCTGTCGAATGGCTATGGCGAGTTGGCACACATTTGAAAAAACAGCCTTTTAAAAAGGGAGAAGCTTGA
- a CDS encoding YisL family protein: MIHAHMTAWFLALVLFFVALGLHKSGKEKGAKIVQMVLRLFYVLILLTGFGLLFSININLMYVLKAAVGLWVIAMLEMILIRTKKNEKASILWIQFIVAVLLVLYLGFSLPLGTYLF, from the coding sequence ATGATCCATGCCCATATGACAGCCTGGTTTTTGGCTCTAGTTTTATTTTTCGTAGCACTTGGACTACATAAAAGCGGTAAGGAAAAGGGCGCGAAAATTGTCCAGATGGTCCTTAGATTGTTTTATGTGCTGATTCTATTGACTGGCTTCGGACTGCTTTTCAGCATTAACATCAACCTTATGTATGTATTGAAAGCAGCAGTAGGCTTGTGGGTGATCGCCATGCTGGAAATGATTTTAATCCGTACGAAAAAGAACGAAAAAGCGTCTATTTTGTGGATTCAATTCATTGTCGCAGTTCTGCTTGTATTGTATTTAGGTTTTTCACTTCCACTTGGAACATACTTGTTCTAA
- a CDS encoding spore gernimation protein GerPD: MNFQVYNRDICVGDIRIIGVSSSSLLMVGDADTIQLAATFDTPAESLIVGPFVPLTPDIS; encoded by the coding sequence ATGAATTTCCAAGTTTATAACCGTGATATTTGCGTCGGCGACATAAGGATCATAGGTGTTTCGAGTTCCTCGCTGCTAATGGTTGGTGATGCAGATACGATCCAGCTGGCAGCAACCTTTGATACACCGGCAGAATCGTTGATTGTCGGGCCATTTGTCCCGCTGACGCCGGATATATCGTGA
- a CDS encoding spore germination protein GerPE translates to MLQRISCVDQIKIDAVSFSSILQIGDSEQIQALSRALAVQREAEIFLDNEGNFAAFPIFSETIPFQPAVEENVVFSTHNLNPVLKVRNIDILGASSSSVVHLGNSSNIAMEARVKHIRQLLPRNNMLNGEDR, encoded by the coding sequence ATGCTACAGAGAATATCCTGTGTTGACCAAATAAAAATTGACGCGGTATCCTTCTCCTCGATCTTACAGATTGGTGACTCAGAGCAAATTCAGGCATTGTCCAGGGCGCTGGCCGTCCAAAGAGAGGCAGAGATATTTTTGGATAATGAAGGCAACTTCGCAGCATTCCCGATTTTTTCTGAAACAATTCCTTTTCAACCAGCAGTTGAAGAAAATGTAGTTTTCTCAACCCACAACCTCAACCCTGTATTGAAGGTTCGGAACATTGATATTCTGGGAGCCTCATCTTCGTCTGTAGTGCACCTTGGAAACAGTTCCAATATTGCCATGGAGGCCCGTGTAAAGCATATACGCCAGCTTTTGCCGAGGAATAACATGTTGAATGGGGAAGATAGGTAG
- the gerPC gene encoding spore germination protein GerPC gives MDAEFYQYIKKLHLYVEHQSRKTARLEKMISELQQEIAALKERPPVQIGNIEYKFDQLKVETLEGTLNIGLNPTDLDGIDDFTVDQKSVNVPIPPKQLFKRTIEIETALNKYLETDLENIYRGAQAELGISVDDSYFEFIKNDIKKQLSGRAAQHLQEQSSGERGTELSPELNERVIDLLKQEIQNGVFLFLKNLPDNVKEGRS, from the coding sequence TTGGATGCGGAATTTTATCAATATATAAAGAAGCTGCATTTATATGTGGAGCACCAGAGCAGAAAGACTGCAAGATTGGAGAAAATGATTTCGGAACTGCAGCAGGAAATTGCTGCACTGAAGGAGCGGCCTCCGGTTCAAATAGGGAATATTGAGTATAAGTTCGACCAGTTAAAAGTGGAAACCCTTGAGGGAACCTTGAATATTGGTCTAAACCCAACAGATTTGGATGGAATCGACGATTTTACCGTTGATCAAAAATCTGTAAATGTGCCGATTCCTCCAAAGCAGTTATTTAAAAGGACCATTGAGATCGAAACAGCACTGAACAAATATTTGGAAACTGATTTGGAGAACATTTACCGGGGGGCCCAGGCGGAGCTGGGAATCAGTGTAGATGATTCTTATTTCGAGTTCATAAAAAATGATATTAAAAAACAGTTGTCTGGCAGAGCAGCTCAGCATTTACAGGAGCAATCATCAGGTGAAAGAGGCACGGAACTGAGCCCTGAGCTGAACGAACGGGTGATTGATCTCCTTAAGCAGGAAATCCAGAATGGAGTGTTCCTGTTCTTGAAAAACCTGCCTGATAATGTAAAGGAAGGACGTTCATAA
- a CDS encoding fumarylacetoacetate hydrolase family protein: MKFATYKNESGQFIGIVHADGRRVLPLLEVYEKMGGKSALPSCMAEAISLGDVFYQEAKKTVQWVNENNLDSELYIPLDSVALLAPIPRPAKNIFCVGKNYAEHAIEMGSKDDIPEHVMVFTKAPTTVISHGQNIQSHSELTEQLDYEGELAVVIGKKGIGIKREEALDYVFGYTIVNDVTARDLQAKHKQFFIGKSLDTTCPMGPWIVHKSAIDNPNNLDIKTTVNGEVRQDSNTENFIFPVEEVIAVLSQGMTLEPGDIIATGTPAGVGKGFKPPRFLKDGDVIEITVEGIGALQNKVEG, encoded by the coding sequence ATGAAATTTGCTACATATAAAAATGAATCTGGTCAGTTTATCGGAATTGTTCATGCAGATGGCAGGCGCGTACTGCCGCTTTTGGAAGTCTATGAAAAAATGGGAGGTAAATCAGCACTCCCATCTTGCATGGCTGAAGCCATTTCGCTTGGAGACGTATTTTATCAGGAAGCGAAAAAAACCGTTCAATGGGTAAACGAGAACAATCTCGACAGCGAGCTTTACATCCCGCTTGATTCAGTAGCATTGCTAGCTCCAATTCCGCGCCCAGCAAAGAATATTTTCTGTGTGGGCAAGAATTACGCAGAGCATGCGATTGAAATGGGCAGCAAGGATGATATTCCTGAACATGTCATGGTATTCACAAAGGCACCTACCACAGTCATTTCCCACGGCCAAAATATCCAATCACATAGTGAATTGACAGAGCAATTGGACTATGAGGGCGAGTTGGCGGTCGTCATTGGCAAAAAAGGGATAGGGATCAAAAGGGAAGAGGCATTGGATTATGTGTTTGGCTATACAATCGTGAATGATGTGACAGCCCGCGATCTGCAGGCGAAGCATAAGCAATTTTTCATCGGCAAAAGCCTTGATACGACTTGTCCGATGGGACCATGGATTGTCCATAAATCAGCCATCGACAACCCGAACAATCTCGATATAAAAACAACAGTAAATGGGGAAGTACGACAGGATTCCAATACGGAGAACTTCATTTTCCCGGTAGAAGAGGTCATTGCAGTGCTCTCCCAGGGAATGACACTTGAGCCTGGGGATATTATTGCAACGGGAACACCAGCGGGCGTAGGCAAAGGGTTCAAGCCGCCGAGGTTCCTGAAGGATGGTGATGTAATCGAGATCACTGTCGAAGGGATCGGGGCTTTACAGAACAAGGTGGAAGGTTAA
- a CDS encoding HNH endonuclease — protein sequence MTSFSYRGGITRVAKKKQSGTCELCGREEVEVTIHHLVPKEMGGTFMATANLCIPCHKQIHALFTNEELASGLNTIDRLRSHPDLQKFLKWIKKQPSTRLPKISKSNARKRNKR from the coding sequence ATGACTTCATTTTCTTACAGGGGAGGGATCACCCGAGTGGCAAAGAAAAAGCAATCCGGCACATGTGAATTATGCGGCAGGGAAGAGGTGGAGGTGACCATACACCATCTGGTTCCTAAAGAAATGGGTGGCACTTTCATGGCGACAGCCAATCTATGTATCCCGTGCCATAAACAGATTCATGCTCTGTTCACGAATGAAGAGCTGGCATCGGGATTGAACACGATTGACCGTCTGCGTTCGCATCCAGATTTGCAGAAGTTTTTGAAATGGATAAAAAAACAGCCTTCTACAAGGCTGCCGAAAATATCAAAATCGAATGCGCGAAAACGGAATAAACGCTAG
- a CDS encoding spore germination protein → MPAIVGVAQVISLGNSSVFHIGDVYKISPISNAKTFSGAGSFNTGDGLTVYNNQSSTNTYDPDAVDQGNYLNI, encoded by the coding sequence ATGCCAGCAATCGTTGGAGTCGCACAGGTCATTTCCCTGGGGAACAGCTCCGTCTTCCATATTGGCGATGTTTATAAAATCAGCCCGATTTCCAATGCAAAAACCTTTTCTGGAGCAGGTTCATTCAATACCGGAGATGGATTGACCGTTTACAATAACCAAAGCTCAACAAATACCTATGATCCAGATGCCGTCGATCAAGGAAATTATCTGAATATATAA
- a CDS encoding long-chain-fatty-acid--CoA ligase, with the protein MNVPLVLNQFLDRAVSLYGSKKAIFSEDRELTYSELNDRVNRLSDGLRKMGVNKGDRIAYLAPNSIEMLEGFYGVFQLGAVMVPLNIRLKPDDYLFILNHSESKVLFVDQDLYHLIQPIKDQLESVQHIIVHYKDDSLGETGYDEWLSQQSDETFKREELDENDVCSLLYTSGTTGNPKGVMLTHRNNYLHALSTMHHLRVSDEDVLLHVLPMFHVNGWGSPFYYTANGASQVCLRKTTPETIFNALEKHKVSVMHMAPTVLNALLQFYEKNVPSIEQQVRVVIAGSAPPPAFVTRVEKELGWEFIQVYGMTESSPLSTISTVRSHLKQLPLNEQYRMKAKAGISMIGCQVKVVNDFGEEVGHNGKEIGEVITRSNGVMKGYWKNDEATMETIRNGWLHTGDMATVDEYGNIDIVDRKKDVIISGGENISSIEVEGVLYDHPAVLEAAVIAVPHEKWGETPHAYIVLRENEQVTEQDLITFSREKLAHFKAITGVTFVKELPKTASGKIQKVHLRNEYWEANGKTGRFVN; encoded by the coding sequence ATGAACGTTCCATTGGTGTTGAACCAGTTTCTCGATCGTGCAGTGTCGCTTTACGGCAGTAAAAAAGCCATTTTTTCTGAGGATAGAGAACTTACATATTCTGAGTTGAACGATAGGGTGAACAGGCTGTCCGATGGTTTAAGAAAAATGGGAGTAAACAAGGGCGACCGGATTGCCTATCTTGCACCAAATTCAATTGAAATGCTTGAAGGTTTCTATGGAGTATTCCAGCTGGGCGCAGTCATGGTCCCATTGAATATTCGTCTGAAACCTGATGATTATTTGTTCATCCTTAATCACAGTGAGTCGAAGGTTTTATTTGTGGACCAGGACTTATATCATCTGATTCAGCCGATTAAGGATCAGCTCGAGAGCGTACAACACATTATTGTCCATTACAAGGATGATAGCCTGGGTGAAACTGGTTATGATGAATGGCTATCACAGCAATCTGATGAGACGTTCAAACGTGAAGAGCTTGATGAAAATGATGTCTGCAGCCTTCTGTATACAAGCGGTACGACTGGGAATCCAAAGGGAGTCATGCTGACGCACCGGAATAATTACCTTCATGCCTTGAGCACAATGCATCATCTGCGCGTCAGCGACGAGGATGTCCTGCTGCATGTCCTGCCGATGTTCCATGTTAATGGATGGGGATCGCCATTTTATTACACAGCGAACGGCGCTTCGCAGGTATGCCTGCGGAAGACGACGCCCGAGACAATTTTCAACGCGCTGGAAAAACATAAAGTCAGTGTCATGCACATGGCTCCAACAGTATTGAATGCACTGCTTCAGTTTTATGAAAAAAATGTCCCGAGTATCGAACAGCAGGTTCGGGTGGTCATTGCCGGTTCTGCTCCGCCGCCAGCATTCGTCACCCGGGTTGAAAAAGAACTTGGCTGGGAATTCATCCAGGTATACGGAATGACAGAATCCTCGCCATTAAGCACGATTTCAACAGTAAGGTCGCATTTGAAGCAGCTGCCTTTGAATGAACAATATCGAATGAAAGCAAAAGCAGGCATATCCATGATTGGCTGCCAGGTGAAGGTTGTCAATGATTTTGGCGAAGAGGTTGGACATAACGGCAAGGAAATAGGGGAAGTCATCACCCGAAGCAATGGAGTCATGAAAGGCTACTGGAAAAACGACGAAGCAACGATGGAAACAATCCGTAATGGCTGGCTCCATACCGGGGACATGGCGACGGTCGATGAATATGGCAATATCGACATCGTTGACCGCAAGAAAGACGTCATCATCAGTGGCGGAGAAAATATCTCCTCCATCGAAGTCGAGGGAGTATTATATGATCATCCGGCAGTCCTGGAAGCAGCAGTCATTGCAGTCCCTCACGAAAAGTGGGGGGAGACTCCTCATGCCTATATTGTACTCCGTGAGAATGAGCAGGTCACAGAACAGGACCTCATTACATTTTCAAGAGAAAAACTTGCCCATTTCAAAGCCATAACCGGAGTAACTTTTGTAAAAGAACTGCCGAAAACAGCTTCCGGAAAAATCCAGAAGGTCCATTTGCGGAATGAATACTGGGAGGCAAATGGCAAGACTGGAAGATTTGTAAACTAA
- a CDS encoding spore germination protein GerPB: MNFFIQQSININLLRIDGITNSSVLQIGSAGMIKPVSYLYNTGGFTAPAPEAVHPTEISTGMGDMQGGTLEAPAVPLQAPVRRN, encoded by the coding sequence ATGAATTTTTTTATACAGCAATCAATCAATATCAACCTTCTGAGGATAGATGGAATCACGAACTCTTCTGTTCTGCAAATTGGAAGTGCAGGAATGATCAAGCCAGTTTCCTACCTTTATAACACCGGTGGATTTACAGCTCCTGCGCCAGAAGCGGTCCACCCCACAGAAATCTCAACTGGCATGGGGGATATGCAAGGCGGTACACTTGAAGCTCCTGCCGTTCCATTGCAGGCCCCGGTTCGACGCAATTAG